The genome window TAATCGTACACTCATCAGCAACCGTGATAATTCCTGCCCCTAAAACGACTCGAGTTGATGGAATTGGCGCATAAGCTGTACTGCCATTCGCTGGACTGCCTTTTTTAGCAAAAACCTGCACCAGTTCCGCTTGGTTGATGGTAATGCCATTAATAATCGGTTTTTTCAGTCTAAACGTGATTGTTCCACTCGACCCTGTCCGTAGCTCGACACCATAATCACGGCTATTAACACTCGGTGGTCTACACTCTATTGGGTCAGAACCCCCATTCCACATATCCTTCACTGGAACAGTGACTTTCTGACCAACCCTTCCCCCTATTTGAATTTCAACTTTTACATCAAAATATTCATTAAGGTTCAGGTACCCCGGGTTTTGCATTGATGTAGGAATAGTTGACATTAAATCAAATGTCATTCCTGAATCAGGACCGGTATTCCCAACCCCTCCTGGATTCATGTAGCTTTGGCAGTAAATATCAAAGTAAGGCCAGTTACCCACATCAAAATTGAATACCGTTTCTGCATCCTTCTCATTAACGAGTAATTGATTATTCATTCTCGCTTCGAATGTATAAGTTCCCCCGTCCGGTATAGCGGAACCGTGAGGATAACCTAAAGCAGATAACGGCAAGACCCCTATTGTGAGTAAACCAGCCACAATAGTCATATCTTTTAGTTTTTTGTTGTTGGATACAAACATGGTTATAAATACTCCAGTTTTAGCCTAACTAATCCGCTAAAGGTTCCCGCCGAAACAGACCGTGCTGTAGATTCCAATGATGCATTAAGTGTGATGTTATTATCGCCAGGTTTGATCACCCATGAACTTGTTGGCTGGTTGACCATTAGGTTTTGATTTTCTTTACTGGAAATACGCAACCCGGCACCTCGAATATCACCTGTCACTCGCACCAGATCAGGGTTAAAAAAATCCGTATCTCCCGCAATGCTCAATGAAACAGCGCTTTCTCCCGTCAAGTAATAACGCTGCGCATTTTGAGTTGCTTCTCCGGCAGAATTCACAAATGACTTGGATGCTCCGCGTTGGCAATCTTTGAGGCGAATATTAAATGCAACAGGAGTACTTCTATCGCCAATGCGATGAAACTCTCTGGCATTGATTTCACCTAAA of Providencia rettgeri contains these proteins:
- the smfA_6 gene encoding Fimbria A protein precursor, with the translated sequence MNIRCLGIVLLGLGSFSAVAEIADEKLSRQTLLDVHSTVHFTGSVYASPCVLELETQEQYVDLGEINAREFHRIGDRSTPVAFNIRLKDCQRGASKSFVNSAGEATQNAQRYYLTGESAVSLSIAGDTDFFNPDLVRVTGDIRGAGLRISSKENQNLMVNQPTSSWVIKPGDNNITLNASLESTARSVSAGTFSGLVRLKLEYL
- a CDS encoding putative fimbrial protein StiH — protein: MFVSNNKKLKDMTIVAGLLTIGVLPLSALGYPHGSAIPDGGTYTFEARMNNQLLVNEKDAETVFNFDVGNWPYFDIYCQSYMNPGGVGNTGPDSGMTFDLMSTIPTSMQNPGYLNLNEYFDVKVEIQIGGRVGQKVTVPVKDMWNGGSDPIECRPPSVNSRDYGVELRTGSSGTITFRLKKPIINGITINQAELVQVFAKKGSPANGSTAYAPIPSTRVVLGAGIITVADECTINEGNPIDINFLDVANTSEQLNGTNYAQPFKIPVKCTGGSFTTGDLNIKLSLLPGASGSADFNPDYFGTLKNGVKRTNLGIVVTDNLTGTLVRPNQAYQVPNFINNQGTWNLTAAPIAAPGSSVEEGEFTSTGTILAEFQ